In one Arachis duranensis cultivar V14167 chromosome 9, aradu.V14167.gnm2.J7QH, whole genome shotgun sequence genomic region, the following are encoded:
- the LOC127741547 gene encoding secreted RxLR effector protein 161-like produces MDNAKAMDTPMSITCYLDKDEQGKSIDVKKYRGMIGSLLYLTASRPDIMFSVCMCARYQANPKESHLSAVKRIMKYLIGTLNVGLWYPKGSTCDLIGYSDSDFAGCKLDRKSTSGTCHLLGNSLVSWHSKKQVSVALSTAEAEYVAAGSCCAQILWMKQQLVDYGLMLDHIPIKCDNTSAINLTKNPVQQLRTKHIEIRHHFIRDHVEKGDVVIEFVETSKQLADIFTKPLCKESFFNIRNELGILDSNLI; encoded by the coding sequence ATGGACAATGCTAAGGCAATGGACACACCAATGAGCATTACTTGCTACCTTGACAAAGATGAACAAGGTAAAAGCATAGATGTAAAGAAGTATAGAGGCATGATAGGATCATTACTTTATCTAACGGCAAGTAGGCCAGATATCATGTTTAGTGTATGCATGTGTGCGAGATACCAAGCTAATCCTAAGGAATCTCACTTAAGTGCGGTGAAAAGGATTATGAAGTATCTCATAGGAACATTGAATGTTGGATTGTGGTATCCGAAAGGATCCACTTGTGATTTGATTGGTTATTCCGATTCCGATTTTGCCGGTTGCAAATTGGATAGGAAAAGCACTAGCGGCACTTGTCACTTGCTAGGAAACTCTCTTGTTTCATGGCATAGTAAGAAACAAGTAAGTGTAGCCTTGTCTACCGCCGAAGCCGAGTATGTAGCCGCCGGTAGTTGTTGCGCCCAAATTTTATGGATGAAACAACAACTTGTGGACTATGGACTCATGCTTGATCATATTCCTATCAAATGTGATAATACTAGTGCAATAAATTTAACCAAGAATCCGGTTCAACAATTAAGAACCAAGCATATTGAGATTAGACATCACTTCATAAGAGACCATGTTGAAAAGGGTGATGTGGTTATTGAATTTGTCGAAACTAGTAAACAACTAGCGGACATCTTCACTAAACCTTTATGTAAAGAAAGTTTTTTTAACATCCGAAATGAACTTGGTATCTTGGATTCTAATCTAATATGA